The nucleotide sequence CTGGCCCATTGCCGCCAGCATCTGGGGGGCTTTGAAGTGCCCAAACTTGTGCATTTTGTGGATGCGTTTCCGGCAACGGCTACCGGCAAGGTTCAGAAAAACGTGATGCGCCGCCAGTTCGAGCAGATTGCCAAAGAGCTTTGGGGCGGCTAAAGTAGTAATAGCTCTCTCTCATGAAAAACGGGTCGGCTGCAGATGCAGAGCGGCCCGTTTCTTTGCCTTGGGAATAGGTCAATTCACAGTTTCAGGGGCCCAGACAAAGATGGGGTTGCCCTTTTCGGCAATGATCTTGTTGCGTGCTTCAAGCAGCGGATAAAGCGTTTCAGGCTGGGGCACGATCCAGTAGTCACCACGGTCAATCGCTGCAAAAACCAGGCCCGCAAATTGATCGCTGCTCAGGCCGTTTTCATCAAGCATATGGGTCATCAAGCCATGAAACTGGGCAGATGCTTCGGATGGCGCTTCTCTGAAGATAGCAGTCTTGACGGGGCCGGGGGCCAGCAAGGAAACCTGAATCAGCGGGTTCAGCGTTGCCAGTTCATTGGCCAGGCTTTCAGTCAGCGCAACGACGGCGAACTTGGTGGCAGAGTAGGGAGCCATCAAGGGACTGGGCAGGAAGCCACCCACGGAGGCCGTGTTGATGA is from Comamonas fluminis and encodes:
- a CDS encoding SDR family oxidoreductase; protein product: MKVAVITGAASGIGAGLAKQAVARGMKVVLADRDQAGLEKVAAELGEQALAVVTDVTSQASLDALADKAYAAFGQVDLLFNNAGVLTTGNSWEISDAKWQQAWQVNVNGIVNGLRAFVPRLLKADRPARIINTASVGGFLPSPLMAPYSATKFAVVALTESLANELATLNPLIQVSLLAPGPVKTAIFREAPSEASAQFHGLMTHMLDENGLSSDQFAGLVFAAIDRGDYWIVPQPETLYPLLEARNKIIAEKGNPIFVWAPETVN